Proteins encoded by one window of Lasioglossum baleicum chromosome 4, iyLasBale1, whole genome shotgun sequence:
- the LOC143208112 gene encoding uncharacterized protein LOC143208112, producing the protein MPRTLSVVQTKLNHSRQAQDLFVHGLAERQVGLAVVTEPYDVPDSYPWVGEVEGSVAIWAKFEGFLDRLKVIVTPHLAGPMLVLGDFNAKSTGWGNPRTTSRGEALEVWAGGMELRLVNRGSVPTCVG; encoded by the exons ATGCCCAGGACGCTCTCGGTTGTTCAGACAAAGCTGAACCACTCCCGCCAGGCCCAGGACTTGTTTGTCCATGGCCTGGCGGAGAGGCAGGTCGGGTTGGCCGTTGTCACGGAGCCTTACGACGTCCCCGACTCCTACCCTTGGGTAGGGGAGGTCGAGGGCTCCGTGGCAATCTGGGCCA AGTTCGAGGGGTTTCTGGACCGGCTGAAGGTGATTGTCACACCACACCTAGCCGGTCCAATGCTGGTCCTGGGGGACTTCAATGCGAAGTCCACAGGTTGGGGAAACCCCAGGACCACCTCTCGTGGCGAGGCCCTTGAAGTTTGGGCGGGGGGCATGGAGCTCCGGTTGGTGAACCGGGGCTCCGTACCCACGTGCGTGGGGTAG